From the Prochlorococcus marinus str. AS9601 genome, the window TCCTCTATAAGGCAGCAAACTTCAACAACTAAAGTAGAAGATGCTTCATTTAAAGATGCTAATCAAGCCAAAAAAACACGTGATACTCGGAGAGTGAGCTCTTCATCTAGATCAAGTTCAAAAAATCAAAATAGTAGGTATAACGTTGGAACAAATAAGAAGAAACCAAGGGATAACAGTTCTAGATTTGATGATTAATTATAAGATTCCTGCCCATTTTAAAAACGATTGTTTACTAAATAATTCAATCAATACTATTGCAAAGAAGCCAATCATTGCAAATCTTCCATTAGTTATTTCAGAATACCAACTCCATCCAAATTTATATTCATCTTTAATTTCTATAGATTTTTCATCTAATTTATTATCT encodes:
- a CDS encoding chlorophyll a/b-binding protein — encoded protein: MNSKEEQTNSEVTNLENESFIEEQKDPNQINEQIEDNKLDEKSIEIKDEYKFGWSWYSEITNGRFAMIGFFAIVLIELFSKQSFLKWAGIL